CAGGCTCCACCAAAGATGGTTGGAAGGAAAAGAGCCGGCCGGACGGGTGCGCGCGGCGCGTGTCCGGGACAGTGCGGCGCCATCCGCCGCTGCCTGTCATGGCTCGTGCTCCCCCGGAAAAAGCGGTCAGCGCTGGGGCGGCCGCATCGTCCCCTTGGCAAAAGTTTTTGGAAAAGAGAGGGGGGAGTATGAGGGGGGAGAGGGAGAACCTTTTTTCAAAAAGGTTTCCCTCTCCCCCCTCTAAAAACGCTCGTCTACGCGCGAACGCCTAACGGACGATGGTCTGGGCGCGGTCGGCACCCACGGAGATGAAGGAGACGCGCACGCCGGTGAGCTCTTCGATGCGGGCGATGTAGGCGCGCACGGTGTCGGGCAGCTGCTCGACGCTGGTGCACTGGCTGATGTCGTCCTCGAAGCCGGGCATCTCTTCATAGACGGGCTTCACGCGGCCCAGGGCGCCTTCTTCCTGCGGGGGGTATTCCAGACGCTGGCCGTCCAGTTCGTAGGCCACGCAGATCTGCAGGGCGGGCAGGTTCTGGAGCACGTCCAGCTTGGTCAGGGCGATGTCGGTAAGGCCGCACAGGCGCACGGTCTCGCGCAGGATGACGATGTCCAGCCAGCCGCAGCGGCGCGGGCGGCCGGTGGTGGCGCCGAACTCGTGGCCGTTGGTCTGGATGTAGCGGCCGGTGTCGTCTTCCAGCTCGGTGGGGAAGGGGCCGGAGCCCACGCGGGTGGTGTAGGCCTTGACGATGCCCACCACGCGCTCCAGGGCGGAGGGGCCCACACCGCTGCCGGCGGCGGCGGAGCTGGCCACGGTGCTGGAGGAGGTCACGAAGGGATAGGTGCCGTGGTCGATGTCCAGGTGGATGCCCTGGGCGCCTTCGAACAGGATGTCCTGACCGGCGGCCTGGGCCTTCTGGATCTCGGCGGAGGCGTCCTTCAGATAGGGCGTGATGCGCGGGGCGATGGCCAGCAGCTCTTCGCAGACCTGGTTCTCGTCCAGGGTGTCGTACTTGTAGAGCTCGCGCAGCAGGACATTCTTTTCCAGCAGGGCGTGACGCACTTTTTCGCGCACCAGCTGCGGGTTGGTGAGGTCCCCGGCGCGCAGGCCCACACGGGAGGCCTTGTCCTCATAGCAGGGGCCGATGCCGCGGCCGGTGGTGCCGATCTTCTTGCCGGCGCGTTTGGCTTCGCGGGCATTGTCCAGGCTCTTGTGGTAGGGCATGATCAGGTGGGTCTTCTTGCTGATGCCCAGACGGCCGGGGGACACGTCGATGCCCTTGGCCGCCAGTTCGTCCACTTCCTTGAGGAAGACGAAGGGGTCCAGCACCACACCGTTGCCGATCAGGCAGTTTTTGCCCTCGTGCAGGATGCCCGAGGGGATCAGGTGCAGGATGGTCTCCCTGCCCTGGACCTTGATGGTGTGGCCGGCGTTGTTGCCGCCCTGGAAACGCACGATCAGCCCGCTCTGCGCGCTGAGCATGTCCACAATCTTTCCCTTGCCCTCGTCGCCCCACTGGGCGCCGATAATGACCGTATTTGCCATATATCCACCTGCACTGCCCGCATGGCGCGGGCCAAGGCTGAAGTTTTGTCGTCCACACGCGAAAACCCCGTAGCCTGACGGCTAAGGGGGACAACGTTGGCCGCAATGCCTTAGTTTTTTCTAGCCGCTAACAGCCGACAAGTCAAATGGCCGGGGCCGCCGGCAGGCGGGAAAATCGGGAAAATCCCCCGGGGCACGCGCGCCGGGAGGCAGCGGCCGCAAAAAAGGGAGGGGCACCCCAGCCGGGATGCCCCTCCCTTTCAGGACACTGCCGGAGCAGCGGGCCGTCAGGACGGACGGTTACCGGTAGGCGCCTTCGCGCGTGCATCTGGCGGGATCGAACAGGGTGCCTTCCATGCGGAACTGTTCGAAGATGTAGGCGTTCTCCTTGTGCTCGCTCCAGCGCGCGCCGCCGCGGGCATGGGTGAGGATGCGCGGCCTGGGCAGGGCGGCCGGGTCGCGCATCTCGAACTCGTCGCAGGTGCCGACGCCCTGCAGGGCCAGGGTGGGCACGTCGGCGCTGGACATGAAGGCATCGCTGATGCGCAGCTCGCCGCGCCGGTGGGGTTCCTTGACCATCAGGAGGGCGTGGGGACGGCCGGGAGCGTAGGGCGCGGTCTGGAAGACGGTGCCGTCGGGGTATTCCTTGCCGTCGTTGTAGGCGCGCTCCACCATGGGGCTGTCGCTCTCGCCGTGGTCGGAGACCAGGATGATGCGCGTGTTGTCGTAGATGCCGGCTTTCTTGAGCTGGTCGAAGAAGATCATCAGGTAGCGCATCAGGTGGCGTTCGGCGTAGTAGTGCTCGGGCAGCAGGCCGTTGACGTGGAAGAGCTGGCCTTCGGTGGCCGGATAGGGGTCGGCCACGATCTCGGGCTGGCCGTCCTTGAGGTCGGGCGCGTAGTGCCACATGTAGTGGGACAGCATGGTGTAGAAGACCTTGGCCGTGCTGCGCGGGGCATCGGTGGTGATGCCCGAGGTGAAGGCGAAGCGGAAGAAGGCGTCGCCCGCGCGGCAGGCGTCCATGCTGGCCACCAGGATGCCGTCGCCGGCATCATGCCAGTTGCCGTCGTCGTAGATCTTCTGCTTGAGGATGTTGGGCGAGGCCTGGAACAGGCCCAGCATGGCGAAGAAGCTGCTGAAGTCCCGCAGGCTGGTGCCCTGGTGGTACTTGAGCTGGAAGTCGTCCTTGACCTGGGGCACGGTGGTGACGTTCTTCGCCGTGCCGAGGTGACGCTCGTAGAAGTCCCGGTTGAAGAACTCCAGGCCGTTGATCATGCAGACATCGTAGCCGTGGGCCGCGAAGTTGCGGGGCATGACGGCAAAGGCGCTGTTGATGTTCTCTTCCAGGGTCACGTCGCGGCGGGCGTTGACGGCCGCCGGGCTGTAGGCATGGCCGCCGTAGATGCTGGGCAGGCTCATGACCGTGGCGTCGGCCATGGAGACGGTGTCGGGATACCAGACGAAGCCGTCCATGCCCTTGCGGAAGCCGTTGGTGAACCAGGGGTCGTCCAGCATCCGTTCGATATGGCCGCCGGTGAACATGTCCATGACGACGACGATGACGTTCTCGCCGTCCCTGGAATAGGACTGCATGTCCGCCACATAGGCGGGCGGGGTGAAGCTGGTCTTGGCCTGTTCGGGCTCTTCGGCGGTCAGGGCGTTCCAGGCCGTGAGGGCCACCAGGGAGAACACGGCGATGGACAAGACGCGCGGCAGCTGCAGGCGCACCCTGGGGAAGGCGAACAGCAGGGCCGTCAGGCCCAGGGCCAGCAGCACGGGCAGCAGGCCGTCCCTGAAAGTGCTCATGGGGCCGGTGAGGGCGGCCTCGCGCAGGAAGCGGATGCCGTCCAGGGCGCCGAAGTGTCCGGGCAGCACGAAAAGGTCCACAAAGGCCAGGCTCAGGGCCCAGAAGGCCACGAAGGCCGGGATGGTCTTGGCCCTGGCCGGGAACCAGAGCCAGAGCACGAAGACCACGAAGAAGGTCAGCGAAAGGTAGCGCACCATGCCCAGCAGCACGTCCAGGGGACCGGCGGCGAAGAAGTTGGGATCGCTGGCATAGGACTGGAAGGGCACGTACAGGAAGATCAGTATGGCCAGACCGGCGCAGGACAGGCTGTAGACCGAGCGCATGGTGGCGGCCATGACGGTGTTCATGCCGCCCTGGGCAAAGCCGGGCTTGCGGAAACGGGGCAGGCGGATGGGCAGGCGCAGGTTCTGGAGCAGGAAGAAGACGTTGTTCATGGTCCAGAAGATGAGCAGGGCCGAGGCCGCGTTGTACAGCAGCGCCAGGAAAAAGAAGGCGATGATGATGGCCTGCAGGGTGTCCTTGCGCGTCAGGCCCGGAGTGGTCAGCGTGGCGATGATGTTGACCACGGTCATGATGATGGGCAGGGCGTTGACGCCCCAGAGCAGGCCGTCGGGCCGCGAAAGGTCGGGGATCATCAGGCAGGGCTGGCCCTGCAGCTGGGTGAGCCCCAGGATCATGTAGTACGCGCCGGTCAGGAAGGGGATCTGCAGGGCCACGCCGAAGGCCGAACGGACGGCCAGCAGCGGATGGTAGGCATAGCGCTTGTAGAGGTTGTTGATGCGGCGCTGGCGCTCGGCCCCCTTGGACTCCTTGCGGATGCGGGCCAGCTGCGGGGCCATGATCATCTGGAGCTTCTTTTCCCGGGCCTGGGTGCCCACGGCCAGGCGTCCCAGGGGGATGAAGGCCACGGCGCTGATGCAGGACAGGACGAGGATGCTCAGGCCGTAGTTGTGGGTGAACTGGAGGCTGCCGAGATAGATGGCCCGGTAGATGATCTCGATGGGCAGGATGAATATCTCATACAGAAGCGACATGGCGTTTCCTTGAAAGCATATCCGGCAAGGGCCGTGCTATTTCGTTTGGGGGGCGGCTTGGGCCGCGTGTCCGGCGTCCATGCGGGCCAGGGTGTCCACGGTCCACTGGGCGATGGCTTCTCCGCTCCGGCCCCAGCAGGCCACGGTTTCCTCGCGGAAGGCGGCGATGGCCGAGGACGGGGTCTTGAGGGCGCGTTCCACCACGGGCACGATATTGTTGAAGTCCTCGGGCGAGACCACCTCGCCCAGACGGGCGGCCACGGTGTCTTCCCAGATGACGCCCAGGTCCGCCACCTCGTAGAGCTCGGGGTTGCGCACGGGGATGTCCAGGGTGATGACGGGCTTTTCGTAGAGGAAGGCGAAGTCGAAGCGCACGCAGGACTTGTCCGAGATCATGACGTCGGCCCGGCTCATGGAGGCGGTGGCGTCCATCTCGGTATCGAAGCTGACGTTGGGATAGTCGCGCAGCATCTCGTGGATGGTGTCCAGCATCTCGGTCTCCACCTTGAGGGACTGGGGATGCGGGCGCAGGATCACGTCATAGCCGGCCCTGGCCAGATCCAGCAGGAAGTTGGGGCCGCAGATGTTGAGGCAGCCCTTGTTGCCCCACGAGGGCGCCACCAGCACCACGGGCGGGGTGCTCCGGCCTTCCTTCTTGCGGGCCTTGGCGGCCAGCTCGTCCAGATAGGGCAGGCCCAGGGAGACGCATTCCTTGGGGGGCAGGCCGCGCAGTTCTTCCACCTTGCGGATGCTGGGCAGCATGAAGTCCCCCACCATGAGGACGGCGTCGTAATGGTCCAGGGAGCCTTTCTGGTACATGGCGATGTCGCCCACGCCGTGGCAGATGTGGGCCAGGTTGGCCACGCGGCGCGGTCGCGGCATGGGAAAGCCGGGCGTGCCGATGTTGGGCGTGGTGGAGAGCATGATGTCGGCGCGCCGGCCGGCGGCACGGGCGAAGGCCGCGGACCCCGTGCCGATGTAGCGCGAGTTCATGAGGTCGTTCTCGATGGTCAGGGCCGGGTCCTCCACATCCATGGTGATGTAGGAGAAAGGCACGCCGCGGCGCAGGAAGGCATCGATGACGGGCTTGAAGGTATAGTAGTAGCTGCGGCCTTCGGAGAACATGAGGATGCGCTCGTGGTGCAGCTGCTGTTGGGGACGGCGTTCGCCCTTGGCCTTGCCCATGATGGCATAGACGATGTTCTTGACGAAATAGAGCACCGTCCCCACCAGGCTGATGGCCAGGTAGACCAGCACGTTGCCCGTGCCGGGGTCGAGATAGGCATAGGAGGGCGCGGGGAACAGGGCCTCCAGCAGCAGCCAGAGCCCCAGATAGGCGCCCACGGAAATCAGAAAACCGCGCTTCATGCCAGTTTTTCTCCGCGTTGCAGCAGTTTGAGGTTGCGGTCCATTTCCGCGATGCGGCCACGACCGTAGTCGATGCATTCGCGGTAGAAGCCCCACAGGCCCCAGATGTAATCCACGATGATCATGGCCTTGAGCAGGCGGGTGCGGTCCGCGCCGCTGGCTTCGATGAAGCAGTCCAGCAGGGGGCCGGAAAGGCGGGTCTCGGTGACGAAGCTGGCGTAATCCCAGTAGGGCGAGCAGAAGCAGGCGTACTCGAAGTCGATGAGCTTGATGTCGTCGCCCTTGCGCAGGATGTTCTCCAGCACGAAGTCGCGATGGCAGAAGCGCTTCTCGTCCTTGTCCATCTCGCGGGCGAAATCATAGAACAGCTCGCGTTCGTGGTCGGTCAGCAGGTTGACGCCGCTCTGGCGTTCGTAGAGCTTGACCTCGGAAAGCACGGAGAGCACGGCGCTGGGGCCGTAGGTGTCGCGGAAGCCCGCGGGCATGCGGATGTCGTGCAGGCGCCGCATGATGTCCACCACCCCGAGCACCTCGAACCGGTCCAGGGTGTCGTGGTTCAGGATGCGGTAGCCTTCCAGGAAGTCCGTGGTCTTGATGCCGCCCGCGTAGAAGTGGCATTCGGGCGTGATGTCCAGATCCTTCACCATCTCCAGCATGGCCGCTTCCACGCTGCGGTCGATGATCTGGTCGGTGCCCTGGCCGGGGATGCGCAGCACCAGGCCCTTGCCGTCCAGCTGGATGTGGTAGGTATCGTTGGTCAGGCCCTTGAGCTTTTCGGCCATCTGGGTCTCGGAGCACTGGTCGGCCAGTTCGTCGGGCGTCAGCAGGCCCAGGGAAAGGGCGTCGCTCAGGCTGTCGATCTCGCAGAGCAGCATCTTCACCCGGGTGGCGTAGACGGGCACGCGGTCCAGGATGCGGATGACGGCATCCTCCCAGTAATCGTCCGGGCCGCTCTTGTCCAGTTCCTCGCGGATGAGGGCCGCGGCCTCCTCGGTCCAGTAGGAGACGCCGGACATGCAGTAGCCCGAGGGCGAGTCCTTGCGCACGGCCACCACGCGGTCGCCGGCATCGGTGATCAGCTCCCACTCGCGGCCCTGCTGGGTCTGCTGGCAGATGAACTGCGAGACCCCGGGGCGCACCAGGGGCACCACCGGGCGGCGGATGTAGGTGTCACCGTCGATGACCAGACTGTCGCCCAGACGGTGGGCCACCAGCTGGAGGGAGGAATAGTTGTTGGCCGTGGCGTACTGCGCCGAGACGATGAGCTGGACGCCGTACTTGTCCACGAGATAGTTGAAGCATTCGTGCTTGTAACCGACCACCAGGGCGATGTCGGTGACGCCGTCGGCATGGAGCTGGCGGATGGTGCGTTCCACCAGCGGGTAGCCGCCGATATTGAGCAGGGGCTTGGGCTTCAGATAGGTGAAGGGGCGCAGACGCGTCCCGAAGCCGGCACAAAGAATGTTGGCACGCATGGGAACCACTCCTGTGCGTTGTGCGGGGATGTGGCGGACATCCGCGCTGCTGGTGAGGGGGCTGCGCTCGGGCAGGAGAACCTTTCCCCCGGAGTCCGCGATCCCGGATGCCGCATCCGGGGTGCGGAGGTTTCTCACGACAGGCGAAAAAAGGCAAGGGCTGCCCGGTGGTTGCCGCCGGGCGGGTCAGGGCCGGGAGGGTGCGGGAGACGGCCCGGTCCATGCTGTACAGGTAGAAGCGTCAGTTTTTTGTGAGCGGGGCACGGGCCGGGGAAAGATCCCGGCTCAGTCGTCCTTGCGGGGGGTGGCCGTATCCCCCGGCGCGGGACGGAACGAAAGGACACGGCAGCGGTGCGGCGCGGGGGCCTCCTGTTTTTCCGGCATGAGGTCGAAGCCGGGGGCCAGGGGCTGGGCCGCGGGGGCGGGGCCGTCCTCGTGCGGCTGGGCCTGCTGTGCCCAGTAATAATTGAACAGCTGGTTCTTGTAGCGTTTGGCCTGGATCATGGAAAAGACCAGGACGGCCTCTTCCCAGCGCTGGGTCGGTTCGAAACGGCTGGCGATGGTGGCGTACTTGCTCCACAGCGACATGAGCGACGCCTCGTCGAGGGCATCCAGCTGGCGGGCAAGGCGGGTGAGCAGTTTTTCCATGGTTTCCTCCGGCAAAAGCGCGCGTATACCGCGCCGTCGTTATGGCTTATTTGCGGGCCTGCGTCAAATCCGCCGCCCCGCCGGATCGGGGACAGCCCCTGCGGCGGGCCCTCCGGTCCCCCGGGGCGCGCACTGGTGGACAGGGGCGTTTTGTGCTACACCATTGCCGCGCCGCGAAGCGCTTTCACCTTTTGCTAGGCATACCTGGAGGCATCATGACGACCGACCTGAAGGCCATGTACAAGAAAGTCCACAAGGACGCTTTTCCCGAGACCATGACCATTTTGCTGGGTGACGAAAAACTTGTGTACCACAAGCGCGTCTGGACCCTGGACAACGAGGAAAAAGGCCTGCGCTACGGCGAAAACCCCGACCAGCCCGCTGCCCTGTACGAATTGCGTGAAGGCGGCATCACCTGCGGCGGCCTGCGCTGGCGTGGTCCCGGTCAGGGCATCGTGTCGGCCATGACCGAGGCCCAGATGATCCAGGCCGGCAAGCATCCCGGCAAGACCAACCTCACCGACGTGGACAACGGTGCCAATATCCTGCAGTACCTCAGCGAGCGCCCCGCGGCCATCATCCTCAAGCACAACAACCCCTGCGGCGCCGCCTGGGACGACGGCGGCGTGGCCGCCGCCCTGGACAAGGCCTTCTGGTGCGACCGCATCGCCGCTTTCGGCGGCGCGGTGGTGGTCAACCGCCCCTTCACCCGCGAGGCCGCCGAGATGGTGGCCGCCAGCTACTTCGAAGTGGTGGCCGCTCCCGCCTATGAGGAAGGCGCCGTGGAGATCCTCAAGGGCCGCAAGAACCTGCGCATCATGGA
This is a stretch of genomic DNA from Desulfovibrio piger. It encodes these proteins:
- a CDS encoding adenylosuccinate synthase; this encodes MANTVIIGAQWGDEGKGKIVDMLSAQSGLIVRFQGGNNAGHTIKVQGRETILHLIPSGILHEGKNCLIGNGVVLDPFVFLKEVDELAAKGIDVSPGRLGISKKTHLIMPYHKSLDNAREAKRAGKKIGTTGRGIGPCYEDKASRVGLRAGDLTNPQLVREKVRHALLEKNVLLRELYKYDTLDENQVCEELLAIAPRITPYLKDASAEIQKAQAAGQDILFEGAQGIHLDIDHGTYPFVTSSSTVASSAAAGSGVGPSALERVVGIVKAYTTRVGSGPFPTELEDDTGRYIQTNGHEFGATTGRPRRCGWLDIVILRETVRLCGLTDIALTKLDVLQNLPALQICVAYELDGQRLEYPPQEEGALGRVKPVYEEMPGFEDDISQCTSVEQLPDTVRAYIARIEELTGVRVSFISVGADRAQTIVR
- a CDS encoding YidC/Oxa1 family membrane protein insertase; translation: MSLLYEIFILPIEIIYRAIYLGSLQFTHNYGLSILVLSCISAVAFIPLGRLAVGTQAREKKLQMIMAPQLARIRKESKGAERQRRINNLYKRYAYHPLLAVRSAFGVALQIPFLTGAYYMILGLTQLQGQPCLMIPDLSRPDGLLWGVNALPIIMTVVNIIATLTTPGLTRKDTLQAIIIAFFFLALLYNAASALLIFWTMNNVFFLLQNLRLPIRLPRFRKPGFAQGGMNTVMAATMRSVYSLSCAGLAILIFLYVPFQSYASDPNFFAAGPLDVLLGMVRYLSLTFFVVFVLWLWFPARAKTIPAFVAFWALSLAFVDLFVLPGHFGALDGIRFLREAALTGPMSTFRDGLLPVLLALGLTALLFAFPRVRLQLPRVLSIAVFSLVALTAWNALTAEEPEQAKTSFTPPAYVADMQSYSRDGENVIVVVMDMFTGGHIERMLDDPWFTNGFRKGMDGFVWYPDTVSMADATVMSLPSIYGGHAYSPAAVNARRDVTLEENINSAFAVMPRNFAAHGYDVCMINGLEFFNRDFYERHLGTAKNVTTVPQVKDDFQLKYHQGTSLRDFSSFFAMLGLFQASPNILKQKIYDDGNWHDAGDGILVASMDACRAGDAFFRFAFTSGITTDAPRSTAKVFYTMLSHYMWHYAPDLKDGQPEIVADPYPATEGQLFHVNGLLPEHYYAERHLMRYLMIFFDQLKKAGIYDNTRIILVSDHGESDSPMVERAYNDGKEYPDGTVFQTAPYAPGRPHALLMVKEPHRRGELRISDAFMSSADVPTLALQGVGTCDEFEMRDPAALPRPRILTHARGGARWSEHKENAYIFEQFRMEGTLFDPARCTREGAYR
- a CDS encoding CDP-glycerol glycerophosphotransferase family protein — protein: MKRGFLISVGAYLGLWLLLEALFPAPSYAYLDPGTGNVLVYLAISLVGTVLYFVKNIVYAIMGKAKGERRPQQQLHHERILMFSEGRSYYYTFKPVIDAFLRRGVPFSYITMDVEDPALTIENDLMNSRYIGTGSAAFARAAGRRADIMLSTTPNIGTPGFPMPRPRRVANLAHICHGVGDIAMYQKGSLDHYDAVLMVGDFMLPSIRKVEELRGLPPKECVSLGLPYLDELAAKARKKEGRSTPPVVLVAPSWGNKGCLNICGPNFLLDLARAGYDVILRPHPQSLKVETEMLDTIHEMLRDYPNVSFDTEMDATASMSRADVMISDKSCVRFDFAFLYEKPVITLDIPVRNPELYEVADLGVIWEDTVAARLGEVVSPEDFNNIVPVVERALKTPSSAIAAFREETVACWGRSGEAIAQWTVDTLARMDAGHAAQAAPQTK
- a CDS encoding phosphotransferase, whose product is MRANILCAGFGTRLRPFTYLKPKPLLNIGGYPLVERTIRQLHADGVTDIALVVGYKHECFNYLVDKYGVQLIVSAQYATANNYSSLQLVAHRLGDSLVIDGDTYIRRPVVPLVRPGVSQFICQQTQQGREWELITDAGDRVVAVRKDSPSGYCMSGVSYWTEEAAALIREELDKSGPDDYWEDAVIRILDRVPVYATRVKMLLCEIDSLSDALSLGLLTPDELADQCSETQMAEKLKGLTNDTYHIQLDGKGLVLRIPGQGTDQIIDRSVEAAMLEMVKDLDITPECHFYAGGIKTTDFLEGYRILNHDTLDRFEVLGVVDIMRRLHDIRMPAGFRDTYGPSAVLSVLSEVKLYERQSGVNLLTDHERELFYDFAREMDKDEKRFCHRDFVLENILRKGDDIKLIDFEYACFCSPYWDYASFVTETRLSGPLLDCFIEASGADRTRLLKAMIIVDYIWGLWGFYRECIDYGRGRIAEMDRNLKLLQRGEKLA